The window CAAGGAGCTGATCTCGGCCTGGACCTCCAAGCTGAACGGCTGCCCGTACTGCGTGGGCACGCACAGCTGGTTCCTCAGTGAGTTCGGCGGCAGCGAGGAGCTGGTCGAGGCAGTCTCAGTCGCCTCGACCGCCGAGGAGCTGCCGGTCGACGAGCGGACCCGGCCGCTGATGAAGCTGGTCGAGAAGGTGAGCACCGGGGCGTACAAGATCACCGACGCGGACTGGGAACGGGCCGCCGCCGCCGGTTGGAGCGACGCCGAGATGCTGGAGGCGGTCTTCTGCGCCAGTCTGTTCGCCTTCATCAACCGGCTGGTCGACGCGACCGGGTTGGGTACGTCGACCGACCGCAGCCGGATCGCCCGACAGGGCGACGAATGACCACCATCCGG is drawn from Micromonospora sp. Llam0 and contains these coding sequences:
- a CDS encoding carboxymuconolactone decarboxylase family protein, producing METTTKQPGIRVPLIDEEHAEGRTAELYEQIKAVTGLPFVPDMFRLTSTNPRLLEVVVAGYGGIFKGDTLPRDLKELISAWTSKLNGCPYCVGTHSWFLSEFGGSEELVEAVSVASTAEELPVDERTRPLMKLVEKVSTGAYKITDADWERAAAAGWSDAEMLEAVFCASLFAFINRLVDATGLGTSTDRSRIARQGDE